The following are encoded in a window of Phaseolus vulgaris cultivar G19833 chromosome 3, P. vulgaris v2.0, whole genome shotgun sequence genomic DNA:
- the LOC137806488 gene encoding transcription factor SRM1-like, protein MTVDEVGSSSEWSKEQDKAFENALAIHPEDASDRWKKIAADVPGKTLEEIKHHYELLVEDVNQIESGCVPLPSYNYSSEGSAGHASDEGAGKKGGSSWNSNNESNHGNKASRSDQERRKGIAWTEDEHKLFLLGLEKYGKGDWRSISRNFVVTRTPTQVASHAQKYFIRLNSMNKDRRRSSIHDITSVNNGEVSAPQGPITGQTNGSAANSGKSTKPAPPTPTAAPSVGIYAAPTIGQPVGGPLVSAVGTPVNLPTSAHMAYGLGGPVPVTVVPGAPMNLGPVPYPMPHTSAHR, encoded by the exons ATGACTGTGGATGAAGTCGGGAGTAGCTCCGAGTGGAGCAAAGAACAGGATAAAGCATTTGAAAATGCCTTGGCAATTCATCCTGAAGATGCTTCGGACAGATGGAAGAAGATTGCGGCTGATGTACCAGGGAAAACCTTGGAAGAGATTAAGCACCACTACGAGCTCTTGGTTGAAGATGTTAATCAGATTGAATCTGGTTGCGTACCTTTGCCATCTTATAATTATTCTTCAGAGGGCTCAGCAGGCCATGCTAGTGATGAAGGAGCCGGCAAGAAGGGAGGCAGTTCATGGAATAGTAACAACGAATCAAATCATGGAAATAAGGCTTCAAGATCAGATCAGGAACGACGAAAGGGTATTGCATGGACAGAGGATGAACACAA GTTATTTCTTCTTGGCTTGGAAAAGTATGGAAAAGGTGACTGGCGAAGCATATCAAGGAACTTTGTAGTGACAAGAACACCTACACAAGTTGCAAGCCATGCCCAAAAATACTTCATTCGTTTGAACTCGATGAATAAAGATAGAAGGCGATCCAGCATACATGATATCACCAGTGTCAACAACGGGGAAGTTTCAGCACCTCAAGGACCAATTACTGGCCAAACAAATGGTTCTGCAGCAAACTCTGGAAAATCTACCAAACCAGCCCCTCCCACCCCAACTGCTGCCCCAAGTGTAGGAATATATGCTGCTCCAACCATTGGACAACCTGTAGGAGGACCCCTTGTATCTGCAGTTGGCACCCCAGTGAACCTTCCTACATCGGCACACATGGCATATGGTCTTGGTGGCCCGGTTCCTGTGACAGTTGTTCCTGGAGCCCCAATGAACTTGGGTCCTGTGCCATACCCCATGCCACATACATCTGCTCATAGATGA
- the LOC137839022 gene encoding uncharacterized protein has product MEGGNSNNNNPEELAVGCLLSISTMLGDEFEGQVVTFDRPSNIPVIQEPSKHGPRRNIRFLKPNYIKDFTFLGQVEDPLDPTNCFLDLAALQAREEVAIRQAEADAERIGVGVTSEAQSIFDALSKTDFVFDYVLKQIDFRAWCL; this is encoded by the exons ATGGAGGGTGGCaacagcaacaacaacaacccCGAGGAATTGGCCGTGGGGTGTTTGCTTTCGATCAGCACAATGTTGGGCGACGAATTCGAAGGCCAGGTTGTCACCTTCGATCGCCCCTCCAACATCCCCGTAATCCAGGAACCTTCCAAACATGGCCCTCGTCGAAACATTCGGTTTCTCAAGCCTAATTACATCAAAGACTTCACCTTTCTTGGCCAGGTCGAAGACCCACTTGATCCCACCAACTGCTTCCTTGACCTCGCCGCTCTCCAAGCTAGGGAAGAAGTTGCCATTAG ACAAGCAGAGGCTGATGCTGAGAGGATCGGGGTTGGTGTTACCAGCGAGGCGCAGAGCATCTTTGATGCTTTGTCCAAAAC GGATTTTGTCTTTGATTATGTTTTGAAGCAAATAGACTTCAGAGCATGGTGTTTATAG
- the LOC137806489 gene encoding gluconokinase-like isoform X1 — MTLILRTLTRRQPQSHFNRYINMASNDGAVIVVMGVSGAGKTTIGRRLEKEMQYKYLDADDFHSELNKEKMRMGIPLTDEDRMPWLKALRDVINEYLDNKKGLILGCSALKNQYREMLRSGYPAYKLGTYASPVNFILLDAPAEVLSVRVKARAAEGKHYMPASLLQSQIDLLQVDHCEGILKVDATLIPQTIVNTILNMLHFQGCFHHDCIEFH; from the exons ATGACTCTGATCCTACGCACTCTCACACGTAGACAACCTCAATCTCACTTCAACAG ATACATCAACATGGCTTCAAACGATG GTGCAGTTATCGTTGTCATGGGTGTCAGTGGCGCCGGAAAGAC AACAATAGGTCGGAGGCTGGAAAAAGAGATGCAATATAAGTACCTTGATGCTGATGATTTTCACTCTGAATTAAACAAAG AAAAGATGCGAATGGGAATCCCACTGACAGATGAAGACAGGATGCCGTGGCTTAAAGCACTGCGTGATGTCATAAATGAGTACTTGGATAACAAAAAGGGTCTGATTCTTGGTTGTTCTGCTTTGAAGAATCAATATAGAGAAATGCTTAGATCAGGTTACCCTGCTTATAAATTGGGGACTTATGCAAGTCCTGTTAACTTCATTTTGTTGGATGCTCCTGCTGAAGTGCTGAGTGTTCGAGTTAAGGCCAGAGCTGCAGAAGGAAAACATTATATGCCTGCATCACTTCTGCAATCTCAGATAGATTTGCTCCAGGTTGATCACTGTGAAGGAATACTTAAAGTTGATGCTACTTTGATACCCCAAACCATTGTCAACACCATTTTAAACATGCTCCACTTTCAGGGCTGTTTCCATCATGATTGTATTGAGTTTCATTGA
- the LOC137806489 gene encoding gluconokinase-like isoform X2 produces the protein MASNDGAVIVVMGVSGAGKTTIGRRLEKEMQYKYLDADDFHSELNKEKMRMGIPLTDEDRMPWLKALRDVINEYLDNKKGLILGCSALKNQYREMLRSGYPAYKLGTYASPVNFILLDAPAEVLSVRVKARAAEGKHYMPASLLQSQIDLLQVDHCEGILKVDATLIPQTIVNTILNMLHFQGCFHHDCIEFH, from the exons ATGGCTTCAAACGATG GTGCAGTTATCGTTGTCATGGGTGTCAGTGGCGCCGGAAAGAC AACAATAGGTCGGAGGCTGGAAAAAGAGATGCAATATAAGTACCTTGATGCTGATGATTTTCACTCTGAATTAAACAAAG AAAAGATGCGAATGGGAATCCCACTGACAGATGAAGACAGGATGCCGTGGCTTAAAGCACTGCGTGATGTCATAAATGAGTACTTGGATAACAAAAAGGGTCTGATTCTTGGTTGTTCTGCTTTGAAGAATCAATATAGAGAAATGCTTAGATCAGGTTACCCTGCTTATAAATTGGGGACTTATGCAAGTCCTGTTAACTTCATTTTGTTGGATGCTCCTGCTGAAGTGCTGAGTGTTCGAGTTAAGGCCAGAGCTGCAGAAGGAAAACATTATATGCCTGCATCACTTCTGCAATCTCAGATAGATTTGCTCCAGGTTGATCACTGTGAAGGAATACTTAAAGTTGATGCTACTTTGATACCCCAAACCATTGTCAACACCATTTTAAACATGCTCCACTTTCAGGGCTGTTTCCATCATGATTGTATTGAGTTTCATTGA
- the LOC137806490 gene encoding uncharacterized protein — MEGGNSNNISNPEDLAVGCLLSIRTTLGDEFEGQVVTFDRPSNILVLQEPSKHGPRRNIRLLKANYIKDFTFLGQAEDPLDPTNCFLDLAALQAREEVAIRQAEADAERIGVGVTSEAQSIFDALSKTLPVRWDKTVIVVMNDVRVGSPYHPESVVGGTPAANERVKKVLEFERKRLQLRGSGGQ, encoded by the exons ATGGAGGGTGGCAACAGCAACAACATCAGCAACCCCGAGGACTTGGCGGTGGGGTGTTTGCTTTCGATCAGGACAACGTTGGGCGACGAATTCGAAGGCCAGGTTGTCACCTTCGATCGCCCCTCCAACATCCTCGTACTCCAGGAACCTTCCAAACATGGCCCTCGTCGAAACATTCGGTTGCTCAAGGCTAATTACATCAAAGACTTCACCTTTCTTGGCCAGGCCGAAGACCCTCTTGATCCCACCAACTGCTTCCTTGACCTCGCCGCTCTCCAAGCTAGGGAAGAAGTTGCCATTAG ACAAGCAGAGGCTGATGCTGAGAGGATCGGGGTTGGTGTTACCAGCGAGGCGCAGAGCATCTTTGATGCTTTGTCCAAAAC GCTTCCAGTTCGCTGGGACAAGACAGTCATAGTTGTGATGAATGATGTGCGCGTCGGCAGTCCTTATCACCCAGAATCAGTTGTTGGAGGTACTCCTGCTGCAAATGAACGGGTGAAGAAAGTG CTTGAGTTTGAGAGGAAGAGGTTGCAACTTCGCGGTTCTGGTGGTCAGTAA